One window of Marinilabiliales bacterium genomic DNA carries:
- a CDS encoding TolC family protein, with product MYQAKQRNRKMRLHQLLLLSIVFVFNTGISWGQEYSLSEFITTGMENNFSLQIARNRQEISENNFTPGNAGFFPVLDLSTRQSGNINSNWQSFADGSSASNQGIHNTTTNAGLNLGWNLFSGFRVRTTYNRLEELKSQGELSTKLAVERFVALTATEYYNFIQQARQLNNLTYAVSLSKERYRIDEERYLIGSGSRLQMLQSRVFLNADSSRLSRQYEVLRASQIRLNELIGAEDFDYLLGVKDTMIIVDRGLDYDLLYERMLEQNTNLLMAASNQVVSEYDKEIIASRTYPYVNFNTGYGYTFNTFQSGNLDHQHTLGLSYGLTVGINIFDGFNRRREISNAMIEIQNRQLSFNQVLQEAKADLMTIYRAYENNLRLLEMEYQNLETARENMDIAFERYRLGVLSGIELREVQKSLLEAEERLLSIQYQTKLAEISLLQISGRIMEYL from the coding sequence ATGTATCAAGCGAAACAAAGAAACAGGAAAATGAGGTTACATCAACTGCTGCTGCTTAGTATTGTTTTTGTTTTCAATACTGGCATTTCATGGGGTCAGGAATACAGTCTGAGCGAATTTATTACCACAGGTATGGAGAATAATTTCTCACTGCAGATTGCACGCAACCGCCAGGAAATATCAGAAAACAACTTTACTCCGGGCAATGCAGGATTTTTCCCTGTACTTGATCTCAGTACAAGACAATCAGGAAATATCAACAGCAACTGGCAGTCCTTTGCAGACGGCAGCTCTGCCTCAAACCAAGGGATTCACAATACAACCACCAATGCCGGACTCAACCTGGGATGGAACCTTTTCAGCGGTTTCCGGGTAAGGACTACCTATAACAGACTGGAAGAGCTGAAGTCCCAGGGGGAACTAAGCACAAAGCTTGCTGTTGAGCGGTTTGTTGCGCTGACTGCCACTGAATATTATAACTTCATACAGCAGGCAAGGCAGCTTAATAACCTGACATATGCAGTATCTCTGTCAAAAGAGCGGTACAGGATCGACGAAGAGAGATATTTGATAGGTTCGGGGTCACGCCTGCAGATGCTTCAGTCCCGTGTTTTTCTCAATGCCGACAGTTCAAGGTTGTCACGTCAGTACGAAGTGCTCAGGGCCTCACAGATCAGGCTTAATGAGCTAATAGGCGCAGAAGACTTTGATTACCTGTTGGGAGTAAAAGATACCATGATAATAGTTGACAGGGGACTTGATTATGATCTTTTGTATGAAAGGATGCTTGAACAGAACACCAACCTTCTTATGGCGGCAAGCAACCAGGTTGTATCTGAATATGACAAAGAGATCATCGCCTCCCGCACATATCCTTATGTGAACTTCAACACCGGATACGGTTACACATTCAACACCTTCCAGTCCGGCAACCTCGATCATCAGCACACACTGGGTTTAAGTTACGGCCTTACTGTTGGCATAAACATCTTTGACGGATTTAACAGGCGCCGGGAGATAAGCAATGCGATGATTGAAATACAAAACCGTCAGCTATCCTTTAACCAGGTATTGCAGGAGGCTAAAGCTGACCTGATGACTATTTACAGGGCCTATGAAAACAACCTGAGGCTGCTGGAGATGGAATACCAGAATCTTGAAACAGCCCGGGAGAACATGGATATAGCTTTTGAACGTTACAGGCTTGGAGTGCTTTCGGGAATCGAGCTCAGGGAAGTCCAGAAAAGCCTTCTTGAAGCAGAAGAGCGCCTTCTTTCGATTCAGTACCAGACCAAGCTTGCAGAAATATCCCTGCTTCAGATATCGGGAAGGATAATGGAATACCTGTAA
- a CDS encoding efflux RND transporter permease subunit, whose product MSLSSISIKRPVLASVFTILIILFGAIGMTFLGVREFPSVDPPIINVRASYPGANSDVIETQITEPLEQSINAVPGIRSLTSVSRQGSSNITVEFELSVDMETAANDVRDKVAQAQRLLPRDADPPIVSKADADASPIMLITVMSAERSLLQLSEIADLTIKEQLQTIDGVSAVMIWGEKRYAMRLWLDPAKLAGYGLTPLDVRNAIARENVELPAGRIEGNTTELSIRTLGLMTTPREFNDMIVYQSGDQIVRFSDVGRAELGPEDIRGIMKRNGIPSIATVIIPQPGSNHIDIADEVYRRLAMMERDLPDDVVVEIGFDNTEFIRSSIAEVRNTIFIAFFLVVVVIFFFLRDWRTTLIPILVIPVSLIGSFFIMYLAGFTINVLTLLAIVLAIGLVVDDAIVMMENIYVKIEKGMAPVQAGLEGSKEIFFAIVATTITLIAVFFPIVFMEGMTGRLFREFSIVIAGAVAISSFAALSFTPMLATKILKPRKKKHGWFYQKTETFFIHLNNSYRNSLEKFLARRAYTFAIIGGALVLIVLFWSVIPAEMAPLEDRSRISMNVSTPEGATYEFAYDYIEDLAAMVSEVVDEDEIEAIQAMTRGSGGFVWIVLVPASERSRSQMQIAAQISAEARNHTRAMARVMQQSTFGGRRAGMPIQYVLQATNIENLREVLPEFMDRVNESPAFQMADVNLKFTRPELRIHINREKAALMGVSTQNIGQTLQLALSGQRFGYFFMNGKQYQILGEMERDNRNKPLDIKSLYVRNNTGEMVQLDNLVTLEEQTAPPQLFRYNRFVSATVSAGLADGWAIGQGLEEMDRIATEVLDDTFRTALAGDSKDFSESASSLMFAFLLALVLIFLVLSAQFESFKDPLIVMMTVPLALTGALFFMWYFNITLNIFSQIGIIMLIGLVSKNGILLVEFANQRKRAGMNKMEAIKFAAAARFRPILMVSISTILGILPLTFGFGEGAQSRIAMGVAVIGGLVVATFLTLYVVPAIYTYVSSETKKQENEVTSTAAA is encoded by the coding sequence ATGAGCCTGTCTTCAATAAGCATAAAAAGACCTGTGCTGGCATCGGTATTCACCATCCTGATAATACTGTTCGGGGCAATAGGTATGACTTTTCTTGGGGTCCGGGAATTTCCCAGTGTAGACCCTCCCATTATCAATGTAAGGGCATCTTACCCGGGAGCCAACTCCGATGTTATCGAAACTCAGATTACGGAACCCCTGGAACAGTCCATTAACGCCGTGCCGGGCATCAGGTCCCTTACCAGCGTCAGCCGGCAGGGCAGCAGTAATATCACTGTCGAGTTCGAGCTAAGTGTCGATATGGAAACTGCTGCAAATGATGTACGTGACAAGGTAGCCCAGGCGCAGAGACTCCTTCCAAGAGATGCTGATCCGCCTATTGTCTCCAAGGCAGATGCAGACGCAAGCCCTATAATGCTTATCACTGTCATGAGTGCAGAAAGATCATTGCTTCAGTTGTCAGAAATTGCTGATCTGACAATAAAAGAGCAGTTGCAGACAATTGACGGAGTAAGTGCCGTGATGATATGGGGTGAAAAAAGGTATGCAATGAGGTTATGGCTGGATCCCGCCAAGCTTGCAGGCTACGGACTCACTCCCCTCGATGTCAGGAATGCGATTGCCCGCGAAAATGTTGAGCTTCCGGCCGGGAGGATTGAAGGTAATACTACTGAGTTGTCAATCAGGACTCTCGGACTAATGACGACCCCCAGGGAGTTCAATGATATGATCGTTTACCAGTCCGGCGACCAGATAGTGCGGTTTTCAGATGTCGGAAGGGCCGAACTTGGTCCCGAAGATATCAGGGGAATTATGAAAAGAAACGGCATTCCCTCAATTGCAACGGTCATAATACCGCAACCGGGGTCAAATCATATTGATATTGCCGACGAGGTGTACAGAAGACTTGCAATGATGGAAAGGGACCTACCCGATGATGTTGTGGTTGAGATAGGTTTTGACAACACCGAATTTATACGGTCATCAATTGCTGAAGTGCGGAATACCATATTTATTGCGTTTTTCCTTGTTGTAGTGGTGATATTTTTCTTTCTCAGGGACTGGCGTACCACGCTGATACCCATACTGGTTATCCCGGTGTCTCTTATAGGATCATTCTTTATTATGTACCTGGCGGGGTTCACCATCAATGTGCTGACACTTTTGGCTATAGTTCTTGCGATCGGTCTTGTGGTTGATGATGCCATTGTAATGATGGAGAATATTTACGTCAAGATAGAAAAGGGCATGGCCCCTGTGCAGGCAGGGCTTGAAGGATCAAAAGAGATATTTTTTGCCATCGTTGCAACCACCATTACGCTTATTGCAGTGTTCTTTCCGATAGTTTTCATGGAGGGTATGACGGGAAGGCTTTTCCGCGAATTCAGTATTGTAATTGCAGGAGCCGTCGCAATATCATCGTTTGCTGCACTCTCTTTCACCCCGATGCTGGCAACCAAGATTCTTAAACCCAGGAAAAAGAAACATGGCTGGTTCTACCAGAAAACCGAGACGTTCTTTATACATCTCAATAACTCCTACAGGAATTCACTTGAGAAATTTCTTGCAAGACGGGCATATACTTTTGCAATCATAGGGGGAGCACTGGTCCTTATTGTTCTCTTCTGGTCAGTCATCCCTGCCGAGATGGCACCTCTTGAGGACCGCTCAAGGATAAGTATGAATGTCTCTACCCCTGAAGGGGCTACGTATGAATTTGCCTACGATTATATAGAAGATCTCGCAGCAATGGTTAGTGAGGTTGTGGATGAAGATGAAATAGAGGCAATACAGGCTATGACCAGGGGCAGCGGAGGTTTTGTCTGGATTGTGCTGGTCCCGGCTTCAGAGCGCAGCCGTTCACAGATGCAGATAGCAGCTCAAATTTCAGCTGAAGCCAGGAATCATACCAGGGCTATGGCCAGGGTAATGCAGCAATCCACTTTCGGTGGCAGGCGGGCCGGAATGCCTATACAGTACGTTCTGCAGGCCACAAATATTGAGAACCTGAGGGAGGTTCTGCCGGAATTCATGGACCGGGTTAATGAAAGCCCCGCATTTCAGATGGCTGATGTAAATCTGAAATTCACCAGGCCTGAATTGAGAATCCATATAAACAGGGAAAAGGCAGCACTGATGGGGGTCTCTACGCAAAATATCGGCCAGACCCTGCAACTTGCATTGAGCGGGCAAAGATTCGGATATTTTTTTATGAATGGCAAGCAATATCAGATCCTGGGTGAAATGGAAAGAGACAACCGCAACAAACCCCTTGATATTAAGTCGCTTTATGTGAGGAACAACACTGGTGAAATGGTTCAGCTTGACAATCTTGTCACCCTTGAGGAGCAGACTGCCCCACCCCAGCTTTTCCGTTATAACAGGTTCGTATCAGCAACAGTCTCTGCAGGTCTGGCTGATGGATGGGCGATTGGCCAGGGACTGGAAGAGATGGACCGCATAGCAACAGAAGTTCTGGATGATACTTTCCGTACCGCGCTTGCTGGAGATTCCAAAGATTTCAGTGAAAGTGCATCCAGCCTGATGTTTGCCTTTCTCCTGGCCCTGGTCCTGATATTCCTTGTGCTGTCGGCCCAGTTTGAAAGTTTCAAAGACCCGCTTATAGTTATGATGACAGTGCCGCTGGCGCTAACCGGAGCTCTGTTTTTCATGTGGTATTTCAACATTACCCTTAACATATTCAGTCAGATCGGCATCATTATGCTGATAGGCCTGGTATCCAAAAACGGTATACTGCTGGTAGAATTTGCCAACCAGAGAAAGCGTGCCGGAATGAACAAAATGGAGGCAATCAAGTTTGCCGCAGCTGCAAGGTTCAGGCCGATCCTCATGGTGAGCATATCGACCATACTGGGTATATTGCCGCTTACATTCGGATTCGGTGAAGGAGCACAGAGCCGCATAGCGATGGGTGTGGCTGTTATCGGGGGACTGGTTGTTGCGACGTTTCTCACCCTTTATGTAGTTCCCGCAATCTATACATATGTATCAAGCGAAACAAAGAAACAGGAAAATGAGGTTACATCAACTGCTGCTGCTTAG